The genomic DNA TGCGAGGAGAACAAATTATGTTATCCAGAATCAAATCTTATAGTAGCTCATCTTGGTGGAGGAATATCACTAAGTGTCCACAGCGGTGGAAAGATGATAGATATAGTTTCTGATGATGAGGGACCATTCTCTCCAGAGCGTGCTGGTAGAGTTCCTTGTAAACAACTCATAAATATGTGTTATTCTGGGACATATGACAAAAACACTATGAAAAAGAAATTGAGAGGCAAGGGCGGATTGGTAGCTTATCTTGGAACAGTAGATGCAAGAGAAGTAGAATCTATGATAGAAAGTGGCGACGAAAAAGCGAAACTTGTTTATTATGCTATGGCATCGCAGATTGCCAAGGGAATTGGTGAACTTGCGACAGTTGTAGACGGAAGAGTAGATAGAGTTATAATTACAGGTGGAATTGCTTACTCTAAAATGATGACAGATTGGATAAAGAAAAAAGTAGAATTTATTGCTCCTGTTGAAATTTTAGCTGGAGAAAATGAATTGGAATCACTTGCTTTAGGTGCACTTAGAGTACTTAAAGGTGAAGAAAAGGCATATGAATATGTGGATGCTGAATTCTAAAAGACAATATATAGGGTATATTTAAAAATAAAAAACCATTTAGGATCTGATTTGTTTCATTTGGGAAATATGAAACAAATACGAATCCTAAATGGTTTTGTTTTAGCCATTTCCTAAAACAGACAACACATCGAGAATCTTATTAAAAAACTCTTT from Tissierellales bacterium includes the following:
- the buk gene encoding butyrate kinase, whose translation is MNYKLLVINPGSTSTKIAVYENEVEQIKQTIDHPAEEIERYETVMDQYHMRKDSILAFLEANGYKVEELSAIVGRGGLLPPVKSGAYQVNETMVNRLRNKPIAEHASNLAAAIALDIANDIGVNAYIYDAVAVDELEEHARISGMPEIKRESLIHALNMRAAALKCCEENKLCYPESNLIVAHLGGGISLSVHSGGKMIDIVSDDEGPFSPERAGRVPCKQLINMCYSGTYDKNTMKKKLRGKGGLVAYLGTVDAREVESMIESGDEKAKLVYYAMASQIAKGIGELATVVDGRVDRVIITGGIAYSKMMTDWIKKKVEFIAPVEILAGENELESLALGALRVLKGEEKAYEYVDAEF